The nucleotide window AGAAAAACATCGGAGATTTGTCTCCGGCTCAGGGTAAACGTAAATTCGTGTTAGCCGCGTGTAACTAAAATGCGCGTGGATTCTGCACCCTCGCCCGCGCATCTCGAATCTCCTCGCTGCGCCCACACAGGCCGCGCCCTGCAGCCCTTTTCAGGATTTCCATGACCTTCCTTGGAACTTTTGCGAAACGTGCCGTTTCAGGGGGCCTGCTGGCGGTCTCGGCTTTGCTGTCCGCACCGATGGTGCACGCTCAGACCGCCCTCCGTCTCCCAGCTCAAGCGAACGAAATCCCCGCCGATGCTCTGGCCGCTGTGCGCTCGCTGCCAGCCGGGCAGAAGCTGCGGCTGGAAAACTTTCCTCTCGAAACGGGGGCCACGCCGTCCCTGGCCACGCTGGAGTTGCAGCGTGTCAACCATGCACAGCGCGCTCCCGCGCTGTTTTTGCATGACGGAACTACCGTGAGAGAAGGCCCACCCTCGCAGGAGCGCAACTATTTCACGGGCAGACTCGCCGATGAACCCGACAGTCAGGCATTCATGGTGCTGGACGACCAGGGCGGCGGCTACAGCGTCGTGCACCGCGGTGGGGCTGTGTTCGTCAGCGATTTCTCAGCAAACCGCAAGGGCCGGGCAGCCTCCCTGCAAGCCGGTCGCCTGGAGCAACAGGCCGACCTGAACGAGCAGCCGTTGTCGTGCGGCGTAACCCCTGGTTTCGTTCAACGCCACGCGACGCCGCCTTCAGAAGCATTCGTGCAGGCGCTCCACGCCAGCCGTGAACGCAAACTGCTGCGTGCATTGCCCGCCGCTGCCCCCGCGCAGATGCGGCGTGCCGACATCATCGTCGAGGTGGACTACGAGCTGTACACACGTCTTGGCCGCAGTCCCCAGGCGGTGCAAAACTATGTCAGGGATCTGTTCACCTACATCAGCACGTACTACGAAAGCGAAGTGGGCGCTCGCCTGGCGGTCACCCAGATCAACACCTGGACCGGACCTGCGCAACCCTGGACCGGCAGCTCCACCGACGTTCTTTTGAAGCAGCTGGAGGGCTATTGGAACGATCCCGCGCGCTACTCCACTGCTCGTCACCACGTGCACCTGCTGTCCGGCAAGCCCGGAGGCGGCATCGCCTATCTGGACACCCTGGGACAGGACAAGCGCCGTTTCGCCTATGGCGTGAGCACCGGCATGCAGGTGGATTTCCAGGCCGCCGCGCCTCAGGTAGCGTGGGATACGGTGGTCATCGCACACGAGCTTGGACATGCCTTCGGAAGCGACCATACCCATAACTACGATGCCCCCTACCGCGGCTCTGCGGACGGTGGCGCCATCGATTGCTGCTACTCCGAAGGCACAGGCCAGTGCGCCCGGCTGCTGGGCGGCAGCCCGCGTGTCGGTGTGCTGCCCGGGATCAACAGCCGCACCGGCGGATCGTCAGGGATGCGCCAGGGCACCCTCATGAGCTACTGCGACCTGGTGCCGGGAGGGTTCGGCAATCTCAGCTTCAACTTCGGCACCAGCCATGCCTATGGCGCCAATGCCTGGCGCGTGCCGCAGGTGATGCAAAGCGCAGTGCAGGCCCATCTGCCCCTCGATACCACAC belongs to Melaminivora suipulveris and includes:
- a CDS encoding DUF4214 domain-containing protein, whose translation is MTFLGTFAKRAVSGGLLAVSALLSAPMVHAQTALRLPAQANEIPADALAAVRSLPAGQKLRLENFPLETGATPSLATLELQRVNHAQRAPALFLHDGTTVREGPPSQERNYFTGRLADEPDSQAFMVLDDQGGGYSVVHRGGAVFVSDFSANRKGRAASLQAGRLEQQADLNEQPLSCGVTPGFVQRHATPPSEAFVQALHASRERKLLRALPAAAPAQMRRADIIVEVDYELYTRLGRSPQAVQNYVRDLFTYISTYYESEVGARLAVTQINTWTGPAQPWTGSSTDVLLKQLEGYWNDPARYSTARHHVHLLSGKPGGGIAYLDTLGQDKRRFAYGVSTGMQVDFQAAAPQVAWDTVVIAHELGHAFGSDHTHNYDAPYRGSADGGAIDCCYSEGTGQCARLLGGSPRVGVLPGINSRTGGSSGMRQGTLMSYCDLVPGGFGNLSFNFGTSHAYGANAWRVPQVMQSAVQAHLPLDTTPPAQTFKLDVSRTGSGAGLVSSVPAGIQCGSDCSETYPAGTRITLTAAPGAGSSFTGWSGACSGTAATCSVTMDRALQAGAGFALNQTSRIVAVSKAGTGTGQVTSSPQGLSCQEGCSASAVSFPASGPVVLTARPSAGSKLVAWGGACSSYAAQPTCTVAPGSATAQVSVIFDKSGSAGDSSNGPLKDPRDFVNQQYLDFFDRPADGAGLNYWAQQLAAAKVTRPQVIESFMNSAEFSSRVAPLTRLYSAYFQRIPDYAGLTYWLGRMHPAGAAQDLSLAEVSAAFAASPEFTHTYGPLNDTAFVERVYRNVLARAPDAAGRAYWVDRLAQGLSRGDVMVSFSESAENLQATLPSVQVTMTHVGMLRRSPAVADHASWVNEIKAGRTTVEALIASVLASPEYAARF